One Burkholderia sp. PAMC 26561 genomic window carries:
- a CDS encoding IS3 family transposase (programmed frameshift) codes for MGRRDFPDEFKADAIRLVVEQRYSFAQASKAMGVGDTALRRWVAQWRAQKAAPPRTADQISADAQRIKELEARVADLEREREIFKKIHGLLRERNGSLIEVIHSLRKAYPIIAMCALTGVSRSSYYAFVRPRVQRRHSSQLLDAARQIHDESRASYGSRRMAQSLQRKGYAVGRHRARSLMREAELVVRKRRTHRYRKAEGEAHVAQHLLERKFEPGAINRVWAGDVTYVRSKQGWSYLAIVMDLHSRRIVGWAFDIQADTELVIRALQHAYRSRQPGAGLMFHSDQGCQYTSARFVDDLKNAGITQSMSRKGNCWDNAVVERFFRSLKSEWIGEHEYESHEEAKSDIREFVEKYYNYQRLHSATNNLPPVLYEASSL; via the exons ATGGGCAGACGAGACTTTCCAGACGAATTCAAGGCCGACGCGATCCGCCTTGTAGTGGAGCAGCGATATTCCTTTGCTCAAGCGAGCAAGGCGATGGGCGTTGGCGACACGGCTTTACGGCGCTGGGTGGCGCAATGGCGCGCGCAAAAGGCGGCGCCCCCGCGCACGGCTGACCAGATTAGCGCGGACGCGCAGCGCATAAAGGAGCTGGAGGCGCGGGTAGCCGATCTGGAAAGGGAGCGGGAGATTT TTAAAAAAATCCACGGCCTTCTTCGTGAAAGAAATGGATCGCTCATTGAAGTGATTCATTCGTTGAGGAAGGCCTATCCGATTATCGCCATGTGCGCCCTGACGGGCGTGTCTCGCAGCAGCTACTACGCATTTGTGCGGCCACGTGTGCAGCGCCGGCACTCTTCGCAACTGCTCGATGCTGCGCGTCAGATACACGATGAAAGCCGAGCCAGCTACGGTAGCCGCAGGATGGCGCAGTCGTTGCAGCGCAAAGGCTATGCAGTCGGGCGCCACCGGGCAAGAAGCTTGATGAGAGAAGCAGAGTTGGTGGTGCGCAAGCGGCGCACTCACCGGTATCGAAAGGCTGAAGGCGAGGCGCACGTGGCACAGCACCTGTTGGAGCGCAAGTTCGAACCCGGTGCGATCAATCGTGTCTGGGCGGGCGATGTGACGTACGTGAGAAGTAAGCAAGGTTGGTCGTATCTGGCCATCGTCATGGATTTGCACTCGCGCCGCATTGTAGGCTGGGCGTTTGACATCCAGGCTGACACGGAACTCGTGATTCGGGCTTTGCAGCACGCGTACCGCAGCCGACAACCGGGTGCGGGCCTCATGTTCCATTCGGATCAGGGCTGCCAATACACGAGCGCACGCTTTGTCGATGATCTGAAGAACGCCGGCATCACACAGAGCATGAGTCGCAAAGGTAATTGCTGGGACAACGCGGTGGTTGAGCGTTTCTTCAGGAGCTTAAAGAGCGAATGGATCGGCGAACACGAGTACGAAAGCCATGAGGAAGCAAAAAGTGACATCCGAGAGTTCGTGGAAAAGTACTACAACTATCAGCGTCTTCATTCGGCAACCAACAATTTGCCGCCGGTTCTGTACGAAGCGAGTTCTTTATGA
- a CDS encoding GMC oxidoreductase, translating to MFIDSRNVEQNAVVKTTVCIIGAGVAGITLALELDKQGVDTVLLESGGYKPDDATRDLYRGENVGIPYTYADGSRSRFLGGSSNCWGGWCRPLDSWDFEKRDWVKDSGWPFGLDELRPYYARTHALLKLGENNFDPAYWEAAIGRDDVKRHPLPSGTIRDTISQFSPPVRFGKVYKAVLGESSHVRVFLNANAMNIGTDSEARHVSQIDVGTLSGRRFSVSAKIFILATGGIENARLLLASNKVQAEGLGNGNDVVGRYFMDHPRTMQGSIKFKKPWARNKLYDIKYHYQNASVSAHGQFISSQFALTQKVLERERLLNARVWFYSVFRGENTEGAEALIRCKQAVLQKDQPGWSFSQDLLTMASHPVDTACFGLARLLQPRPLITDVKFQTIVEAEPNRDSRVTLSSQKDALGMNRVKVDWQLTELVKRTFDRTVTLLAEEMQRTGVADVQLDEPLEGKPWPAQLEGTWHHMGTTRMHDSPKYGVVDRNCQVHGMSNLFVAGSSVFPTVGANFPTITIAAMTLRLSEHILKALRGEVSPLASVTSIGAGAERRVSEESMPYAASKLHAPSDLAFMAKK from the coding sequence ATGTTCATTGACAGCCGGAATGTAGAGCAGAACGCGGTAGTGAAGACGACCGTCTGCATCATCGGGGCAGGGGTCGCGGGGATCACGCTTGCGCTCGAGTTGGATAAGCAAGGCGTCGATACCGTCCTGCTGGAAAGCGGTGGGTACAAGCCGGACGACGCCACGCGCGATTTGTATCGCGGCGAGAACGTAGGTATTCCTTATACGTATGCCGACGGCAGCCGCAGCCGCTTTCTTGGCGGCAGCAGCAATTGCTGGGGCGGCTGGTGCCGTCCGCTCGATTCGTGGGACTTCGAAAAACGCGATTGGGTGAAGGATAGCGGCTGGCCATTCGGACTCGACGAGTTGCGTCCTTACTATGCCCGCACGCATGCGTTGCTCAAGCTCGGCGAAAACAATTTCGACCCGGCGTACTGGGAAGCGGCCATCGGCCGTGACGATGTGAAGCGTCATCCGCTGCCAAGCGGCACGATCCGCGACACGATCTCCCAGTTCAGCCCGCCGGTGCGCTTTGGCAAGGTGTACAAGGCCGTGCTCGGCGAGTCGTCGCATGTGCGCGTGTTTCTCAACGCGAACGCGATGAACATCGGCACTGACAGCGAAGCGAGGCATGTTTCGCAGATCGATGTCGGCACGTTGAGCGGCCGGCGGTTTTCTGTCTCCGCGAAGATCTTCATCCTGGCGACGGGTGGTATCGAGAATGCGCGGTTGCTGCTTGCGTCGAACAAGGTGCAGGCGGAAGGGCTCGGGAACGGCAACGATGTGGTCGGCCGCTACTTCATGGACCATCCGCGCACCATGCAGGGCAGCATCAAGTTCAAGAAGCCGTGGGCGCGCAACAAGCTCTACGACATCAAGTATCACTATCAGAATGCATCGGTGTCGGCGCATGGACAGTTCATCTCGTCCCAGTTCGCATTGACGCAAAAGGTGCTCGAGCGCGAGCGTTTGCTCAATGCGCGCGTGTGGTTCTACTCGGTGTTTCGCGGCGAGAACACGGAAGGCGCTGAAGCGTTGATCCGATGCAAGCAGGCCGTCTTGCAAAAGGATCAGCCTGGCTGGAGTTTTTCGCAGGACCTGCTGACCATGGCGTCGCATCCTGTGGACACTGCGTGCTTCGGTCTTGCGCGACTGTTGCAGCCGCGTCCGCTCATCACCGACGTCAAATTCCAGACGATCGTCGAGGCCGAGCCGAATCGCGACAGCCGTGTCACCTTGTCGTCGCAAAAAGATGCGCTGGGCATGAATCGCGTGAAGGTGGACTGGCAACTGACCGAGTTGGTCAAGCGCACGTTCGACCGTACCGTCACGCTGCTCGCAGAAGAAATGCAGCGCACGGGGGTGGCCGACGTGCAACTCGACGAGCCGCTGGAAGGCAAGCCGTGGCCGGCGCAACTGGAAGGCACGTGGCATCACATGGGCACGACCCGCATGCACGATTCGCCGAAGTACGGCGTGGTCGATCGCAATTGCCAGGTGCACGGCATGAGCAACTTGTTTGTGGCGGGCAGTTCGGTATTTCCCACGGTCGGGGCGAATTTCCCGACCATCACGATTGCAGCAATGACCTTGCGGCTGTCGGAACATATTCTGAAGGCGTTGCGGGGTGAAGTCTCGCCGCTGGCATCGGTGACATCGATTGGAGCGGGCGCCGAGCGCCGCGTGTCCGAAGAGTCGATGCCGTATGCCGCATCGAAACTTCATGCGCCTTCGGATCTTGCCTTCATGGCGAAGAAGTAG
- a CDS encoding DapH/DapD/GlmU-related protein, producing MHRTIDEHCIEEDIAEEGIPHASAGAAVSNARVIDLSLAGKGNYVAKRGALTEVVWFFLEAAIINNKFIPVSAVRVWLLRRFGARIGAGCRMPHPIRVKAPWNLEVGDNCWFGVNAWIYNQTSIRIGSNVCISQDAFLTTGSHDLATNMDLHVKPIVIEDGVWITSKCVVQMGVTIGRSTVVTPLSVVHRSLEAEGVYGGNPVRFIRKRFTA from the coding sequence ATGCACAGAACAATCGACGAACATTGCATCGAAGAGGATATTGCTGAAGAGGGCATTCCCCATGCTTCAGCAGGGGCGGCCGTAAGCAACGCCCGTGTCATCGACCTGAGCCTGGCGGGCAAGGGCAACTACGTCGCGAAACGCGGCGCGTTGACGGAAGTCGTGTGGTTCTTCCTCGAAGCCGCGATCATCAACAACAAGTTCATACCGGTATCCGCCGTACGCGTCTGGCTGCTGCGCCGCTTTGGCGCGCGCATTGGCGCCGGATGCCGCATGCCCCATCCGATCCGCGTGAAGGCGCCGTGGAATCTGGAAGTGGGCGACAACTGCTGGTTCGGCGTGAACGCCTGGATCTACAACCAGACTTCGATTCGCATTGGCTCGAATGTCTGCATCTCACAAGACGCATTTCTCACGACCGGCTCACACGATCTCGCGACGAACATGGATTTGCATGTCAAGCCGATCGTGATCGAGGACGGTGTGTGGATCACATCGAAATGCGTCGTACAAATGGGTGTGACCATCGGCCGCTCGACAGTGGTGACGCCGCTGTCAGTGGTACATCGGTCGCTTGAAGCAGAAGGTGTGTATGGCGGCAATCCGGTACGGTTTATCAGGAAACGTTTCACCGCCTGA
- a CDS encoding glycosyltransferase WbuB: MRILIYGLNYAPELTGTGKYTAEMAETLQQHGHEVRVVCAPPYYPEWKIAKGFSAWRNARETRNHVRIWRAPLWVPAHPSGLKRMIHLASFAAASLPALLKQARWRPDVVMTIAPTMLNAPAALMLAKMTGAHSWLHIQDFEVDAAFDLGLLKSERAGRIARFLERAILCRFDMVSTISDKMIERAMTKGVSSSKMFRLPNWVDISAIYPLQRANKFRDELAIPENAKVVLYAGNMGSKQGIEVLAGAAHALAGREDITFVFCGNGATKADLEKSCENLSNCRFIALQPVERLNELLNLADIHVLPQRGDAADLVMPSKLTGMFASGRVVIAMARPGTELHNVVSSRGVVVPPENVDALAAAIESLVANPEQRAALGAEGRVFAELHLSPAWVLGRLDDKLRTLRGERAGVRTVERKDVKTGNSGVAAPKASAAVKLVEIEKID; this comes from the coding sequence ATGAGAATCCTAATCTACGGGCTGAACTACGCGCCCGAGCTGACGGGTACGGGAAAGTACACTGCCGAGATGGCGGAGACGCTGCAGCAGCACGGCCACGAGGTTCGTGTGGTATGCGCGCCTCCGTATTATCCGGAATGGAAAATCGCCAAGGGTTTTTCGGCGTGGCGCAATGCACGTGAAACGCGCAATCACGTGCGGATCTGGCGTGCGCCGTTATGGGTGCCTGCTCACCCGAGTGGCTTGAAGCGGATGATTCATCTTGCATCGTTTGCGGCGGCTTCGTTGCCTGCGCTTTTGAAGCAGGCAAGGTGGCGTCCCGATGTGGTGATGACGATTGCGCCGACCATGCTCAACGCGCCCGCCGCATTGATGCTCGCGAAAATGACGGGCGCTCATTCGTGGCTGCACATTCAGGATTTCGAAGTCGATGCTGCGTTCGATCTTGGCTTGCTCAAGAGCGAACGCGCGGGCCGGATCGCACGGTTCCTGGAGCGCGCGATCCTGTGCCGCTTCGACATGGTATCGACGATCTCCGACAAGATGATCGAGCGCGCGATGACGAAGGGCGTGTCGTCATCGAAGATGTTCCGTTTGCCGAACTGGGTGGACATCAGCGCGATCTATCCGTTGCAACGTGCGAACAAGTTTCGCGACGAGCTCGCCATTCCCGAGAACGCCAAGGTCGTTCTGTACGCGGGTAACATGGGGTCGAAGCAAGGCATAGAAGTGCTTGCGGGCGCGGCGCACGCGCTGGCTGGACGCGAGGACATCACGTTCGTCTTTTGCGGCAACGGTGCGACCAAAGCTGACCTGGAGAAATCCTGCGAGAACCTGAGCAACTGCAGGTTCATTGCGCTGCAGCCGGTCGAACGCCTGAACGAACTGCTCAATCTCGCCGATATCCACGTCCTCCCGCAACGCGGCGATGCGGCAGATCTCGTGATGCCGTCCAAGCTCACGGGCATGTTCGCGAGTGGGCGCGTCGTGATTGCAATGGCTCGCCCAGGAACCGAATTGCATAACGTGGTTTCATCGCGTGGTGTGGTCGTGCCGCCCGAGAATGTCGATGCGCTGGCTGCCGCGATCGAATCCCTGGTGGCCAACCCGGAGCAACGTGCAGCGCTCGGCGCAGAGGGCCGGGTGTTTGCGGAACTGCATCTGTCGCCGGCGTGGGTGCTCGGACGGCTCGACGACAAGTTGCGCACGCTCCGGGGAGAACGTGCCGGCGTGCGGACGGTGGAGCGCAAGGACGTCAAGACGGGAAATTCAGGGGTTGCCGCACCCAAGGCGAGTGCCGCGGTGAAGCTCGTGGAGATCGAGAAGATCGATTGA